In Streptomyces sp. NBC_00448, the following are encoded in one genomic region:
- a CDS encoding heparinase II/III family protein, which produces MHTSDTSFRSLLTPEVRAAVRVGTWSPAPPVQDRAAWAAVDERDRRALGDGLLRWREKAAREQHSLTRWAAYSRTGDRQPQERAEHALCGLVASTALLLGVTGDAELVPELADGVWRLCELSAWCLPSHYALPESGERPFLPIPGRDVLDLADASIGAMLAGIDAIAGERLERDYPGIRARVHHEIRRRVLDPWEKEVYFWHGVDGPPNNWAPWIVSNVLVCAAVVETDRDRLVATIDRALVILDRFRAGYDDDGSCDEGATYWWWAGATLFEALDLLAELTAGALDGFPVRPVPQMARFPMAMQIGTGSQVNYSDGSAAMPENANWHLLARFGTRVGDDQVVRHARWMGRAHALRFDGQLAPLFRRTLAALRAPGWTDGEAAAGMPAALYLPGTEVAVARERAGDVSGLFVAAKGGHNDVSHNHNDVGGVIVSLDGAPVLIDVGVGVYRRETFEPATRYTIWTMRSGWHNVPLPNGVEQRHGVEYHATDTAFDDDGTTTGLEMDLTAAYPDVSRLERCARTVRLDRRDPAVELRDSWAFTATGTMTLVLMTAFEPRPEAGGLRVGDARLAFDTDRFDASVEPVDLDDAKLAKVWNGRVYRTRLVQRAAAPAGGHVLRVTRAGAG; this is translated from the coding sequence GTGCATACCAGCGACACCTCTTTCCGTTCCCTTCTCACTCCGGAAGTCCGCGCCGCAGTACGCGTCGGGACCTGGTCCCCGGCCCCGCCGGTCCAGGACCGCGCCGCGTGGGCGGCCGTGGACGAGCGCGACCGGCGCGCTCTCGGCGACGGGCTGCTGCGTTGGCGGGAGAAGGCCGCCCGCGAGCAGCACAGTCTGACCAGGTGGGCCGCGTACAGCCGGACCGGTGACAGGCAACCCCAGGAGCGCGCCGAACACGCGCTCTGCGGCCTGGTGGCGTCCACCGCCCTGTTGCTCGGCGTCACGGGTGACGCCGAACTGGTGCCAGAACTCGCCGACGGGGTCTGGCGGTTGTGCGAGCTCAGCGCATGGTGCCTGCCCTCCCACTACGCACTGCCGGAGTCCGGCGAGCGCCCGTTCCTGCCGATCCCCGGACGGGACGTCCTCGATCTCGCGGACGCGTCGATCGGGGCCATGCTGGCCGGGATCGACGCCATCGCGGGCGAGCGCCTCGAACGGGACTACCCGGGCATCCGTGCCCGCGTGCACCACGAGATCCGCCGCCGCGTCCTGGACCCCTGGGAGAAGGAGGTCTACTTCTGGCACGGCGTCGACGGACCGCCGAACAACTGGGCGCCATGGATCGTGTCGAACGTCCTGGTCTGCGCCGCCGTCGTGGAGACCGACCGGGACCGGCTCGTCGCCACGATCGACCGCGCACTGGTCATCCTCGACCGCTTCCGCGCAGGCTACGACGACGACGGAAGCTGCGACGAAGGCGCCACCTACTGGTGGTGGGCCGGCGCCACCCTGTTCGAAGCCCTCGACCTTCTGGCGGAGTTGACGGCGGGAGCGCTCGACGGCTTCCCGGTCCGGCCCGTCCCGCAGATGGCCCGCTTCCCGATGGCCATGCAGATCGGCACCGGCTCGCAGGTCAACTACTCCGACGGCTCGGCCGCGATGCCGGAGAACGCGAACTGGCACCTGCTCGCCCGCTTCGGCACCCGCGTCGGTGACGACCAGGTCGTCCGGCACGCGCGGTGGATGGGCCGCGCGCATGCGCTGCGCTTCGACGGTCAACTCGCGCCCCTGTTCCGGCGCACGCTCGCCGCGCTCCGCGCCCCGGGCTGGACGGACGGGGAGGCGGCGGCCGGCATGCCCGCGGCGCTCTACCTGCCCGGCACCGAGGTCGCGGTGGCCCGCGAACGCGCCGGGGACGTCTCGGGCCTGTTCGTCGCCGCCAAGGGCGGGCACAACGACGTCAGCCACAACCACAACGACGTCGGCGGCGTCATCGTCTCGCTGGACGGCGCGCCGGTCCTCATCGACGTCGGGGTCGGCGTGTACCGGCGCGAGACCTTCGAGCCGGCGACCCGGTACACGATCTGGACCATGCGGAGCGGATGGCACAACGTCCCGCTGCCCAACGGGGTGGAACAGCGGCACGGGGTGGAGTACCACGCCACGGACACCGCCTTCGACGACGACGGGACCACCACGGGGCTGGAGATGGACCTCACCGCCGCATATCCGGACGTCAGCCGTCTCGAGCGCTGCGCGCGCACGGTGCGGCTCGACCGCCGGGACCCGGCCGTCGAACTCCGTGACTCGTGGGCCTTCACCGCAACCGGAACCATGACCCTCGTGCTGATGACCGCGTTCGAACCGAGGCCGGAGGCAGGGGGATTGCGCGTCGGCGACGCTCGACTGGCGTTCGACACCGACCGGTTCGACGCTTCCGTCGAGCCCGTCGACCTCGACGACGCCAAGCTCGCCAAGGTGTGGAACGGGCGGGTGTACCGCACCCGGCTGGTGCAGCGCGCGGCCGCGCCGGCCGGCGGGCACGTGCTCCGGGTGACCCGCGCCGGCGCCGGCTGA
- a CDS encoding hydroxyacid dehydrogenase, with translation MTSHTNTMGPPHVDAVRAVAVAFAMPEETFARVFDPGDVAALHAASTVRVLADQPLDLDAGGADAACLAEVEVLVTGWGTPVLDPARLDRMPRLRAVVHSAGSLRPVVDDAVWQRGIAITSSATANAVPVAEFTVAVIVLAAKRALGAADALRRAGGAPVDVEESWPTVGMYGITVGVVGASRVGRAVIERLRGYDVRVVLSDPTVGEAEAARLGVALMELGELCAVSDVVSLHAPLLPETVGMLDRTAIERMRPGATLVNTARGALVDQDALADRLDRGDLTAVLDVTEPELLPAGARLRSTPNTFITPHIAGSLGNELRRLAGNAVREALAFSATGAFTDPIAFERAVIQA, from the coding sequence ATGACGTCGCACACCAACACCATGGGGCCACCGCACGTCGATGCGGTGCGCGCCGTCGCGGTCGCGTTCGCGATGCCGGAGGAGACCTTCGCCCGGGTCTTCGACCCCGGCGACGTGGCCGCGCTGCACGCCGCGAGCACGGTCCGGGTGCTCGCCGACCAGCCGCTCGACCTCGACGCCGGCGGGGCGGACGCCGCCTGCCTCGCCGAGGTCGAGGTGCTCGTGACCGGCTGGGGCACGCCCGTTCTCGACCCGGCGCGCCTGGACCGGATGCCGCGGCTGCGCGCCGTGGTCCACTCCGCCGGTTCGCTCCGGCCCGTGGTCGACGACGCGGTGTGGCAGCGCGGCATCGCGATCACGTCGAGCGCCACCGCCAACGCGGTGCCCGTCGCGGAGTTCACGGTCGCCGTGATCGTGCTCGCCGCGAAGCGGGCGCTCGGCGCCGCGGACGCGCTGCGGCGGGCCGGCGGAGCCCCGGTCGACGTCGAGGAATCCTGGCCGACCGTCGGCATGTACGGGATCACGGTCGGGGTGGTCGGCGCCTCCCGCGTCGGCCGCGCTGTGATCGAGCGGCTGCGCGGGTACGACGTCCGCGTCGTACTGAGCGATCCGACCGTCGGCGAGGCCGAGGCGGCCCGGCTCGGGGTCGCGCTCATGGAACTCGGCGAGCTGTGCGCGGTGAGCGACGTCGTCTCGCTGCACGCGCCGCTGCTGCCGGAGACCGTCGGCATGCTGGACCGGACGGCCATCGAGCGGATGCGCCCGGGCGCGACGCTGGTGAACACCGCCCGCGGGGCGCTGGTCGACCAGGACGCGCTCGCCGACCGCCTCGACCGGGGCGACCTCACCGCCGTCCTCGACGTCACCGAGCCGGAACTGCTCCCGGCCGGTGCCCGGTTGCGCTCCACACCGAACACGTTCATCACCCCGCACATCGCCGGATCGCTGGGGAACGAGCTGCGCCGGCTGGCGGGCAACGCCGTCCGCGAGGCGCTCGCGTTCAGCGCGACCGGCGCGTTCACCGACCCGATCGCCTTCGAGCGAGCCGTCATCCAGGCATGA
- a CDS encoding LacI family DNA-binding transcriptional regulator: MHPSQRQERILAELRIHGSLSATDFAAREGISAMTVRRDLGELAERGVLRRVHGGAVSVETYPTAGVPHRPAPRSAPGEPNNALFTLGLVVPDPGYYFPKIVAGVAERTDALGGRVVLGISQYDKALERQQIKRFMSSEIDGLLVTTTIADAFGTLELLGEATMPVVVVERAVTEAPSGAATLESVRSDHAAGAAIAIRHLADLGHRSVGVAMFDTPTSPQLQIGYDRAVRQLGLRTDAPVEVIDEMNAVGAATRRYVKRCLGAGTTAVFVHSDQYAVEFVKTVLEMGVAIPGDLSVVAYDDEVAAFAAVPLTAVAPPKHDVGRFAATMCFERLSTAAELGFARRHMTLAPTLSVRQSVRRMCDS, from the coding sequence ATGCACCCGAGTCAGCGTCAGGAGCGCATCCTGGCCGAGTTGCGCATCCACGGCAGCCTGTCCGCCACCGACTTCGCCGCACGCGAAGGCATCTCGGCGATGACCGTCCGGCGCGATCTCGGCGAACTCGCCGAGCGCGGGGTCCTGCGGCGCGTGCACGGCGGCGCCGTGTCGGTGGAGACCTACCCGACCGCGGGCGTCCCGCACCGGCCGGCGCCGCGCTCCGCGCCGGGGGAGCCGAACAACGCGCTGTTCACCCTCGGGCTCGTCGTTCCCGACCCCGGTTACTACTTCCCGAAGATCGTCGCCGGTGTCGCCGAGCGCACCGACGCCCTCGGCGGACGTGTCGTGCTCGGCATCTCCCAGTACGACAAGGCCCTGGAACGGCAGCAGATCAAGCGGTTCATGTCCAGCGAGATCGACGGGCTGCTGGTCACGACGACGATCGCCGACGCGTTCGGGACGCTGGAACTGCTCGGCGAGGCGACGATGCCCGTGGTCGTCGTCGAACGGGCCGTCACCGAAGCCCCGAGCGGGGCCGCCACCTTGGAGTCCGTCCGCAGCGACCATGCCGCCGGTGCCGCGATCGCCATCCGGCACCTCGCCGACCTTGGGCACCGCTCGGTCGGCGTGGCGATGTTCGACACCCCGACCTCTCCCCAACTGCAGATCGGGTACGACCGCGCCGTCCGGCAACTCGGCCTGCGCACGGACGCTCCGGTCGAGGTGATCGACGAGATGAACGCCGTGGGGGCGGCGACCCGGCGCTACGTGAAGCGATGTCTGGGAGCCGGCACCACCGCGGTGTTCGTGCACTCCGACCAGTACGCGGTGGAGTTCGTGAAGACCGTGCTGGAGATGGGCGTCGCCATACCCGGCGACCTGTCCGTGGTGGCCTACGACGACGAGGTCGCCGCCTTCGCCGCGGTGCCTCTGACCGCCGTCGCGCCGCCGAAGCACGACGTCGGCCGGTTCGCCGCGACGATGTGTTTCGAACGGCTCTCCACGGCCGCCGAGTTGGGGTTCGCCCGGCGGCACATGACGCTGGCGCCGACGCTGAGCGTGCGGCAGTCGGTCCGGCGGATGTGCGATTCCTGA
- a CDS encoding ABC transporter permease, which produces MSAKLVAPAATRTDRHGRALVDRRVPFLARLRRDYPLLIMVTPAVVLLLLFVYLPLFGNVIAFMDYQPYIPISQSPWIGFQNFQVLFSDPAFWRSVVNTLEITLMQLVLFFPVPIALALLIHSLVWPWLRVLVQSVLYLPHFLSWVIVVGFFQESLGSGGVVNHMLRQANESTITVMSDPSTFKLLLTSQLIWKDAGWGTIIFLAALAAVDDSLYEAAAIDGSGAWSRFWHVTLPGIRPIIVLLLILRLGESLSVGFEQIILQRNAVGAHAAEVLDTYVYYHGVVDGNWGVGIAVGLIKGVVGFVLILGANKASHMLGEQGVYSRS; this is translated from the coding sequence ATGAGCGCGAAGTTGGTCGCCCCCGCAGCGACCCGCACCGACCGCCACGGTCGTGCGCTAGTCGACCGCCGAGTCCCGTTCCTCGCCCGGCTACGGCGGGACTATCCGCTGCTGATCATGGTGACGCCGGCAGTGGTCCTGCTGCTGCTCTTCGTCTACCTGCCGCTGTTCGGCAACGTGATCGCGTTCATGGACTACCAGCCGTACATCCCGATCTCGCAGAGCCCCTGGATCGGCTTCCAGAACTTCCAAGTGCTCTTCTCCGACCCGGCGTTCTGGCGGTCGGTGGTGAACACGCTGGAGATCACGCTGATGCAGCTGGTGCTCTTCTTCCCGGTCCCGATCGCGCTCGCGCTGCTCATCCACTCGCTGGTCTGGCCGTGGCTGCGCGTACTGGTGCAGTCGGTGCTCTACCTGCCGCACTTCCTGTCGTGGGTGATCGTCGTCGGGTTCTTCCAGGAGTCCCTGGGATCTGGCGGCGTGGTCAACCACATGCTGCGCCAGGCCAACGAGTCGACGATCACCGTCATGAGCGACCCGTCGACCTTCAAGCTGCTCCTCACCTCGCAGCTCATCTGGAAGGACGCCGGCTGGGGCACGATCATCTTCCTCGCCGCGCTCGCCGCCGTCGACGACTCGCTCTACGAGGCGGCGGCGATCGACGGTTCGGGGGCGTGGAGCCGCTTCTGGCACGTCACGCTGCCCGGCATCCGGCCGATCATCGTGCTGCTGCTGATTCTCCGGCTCGGCGAGTCGCTGTCCGTCGGGTTCGAGCAGATCATCCTGCAGCGGAACGCGGTCGGCGCGCACGCGGCCGAAGTGCTCGACACATACGTCTATTACCACGGCGTCGTCGACGGCAACTGGGGTGTCGGCATCGCCGTCGGGCTCATCAAGGGCGTGGTCGGATTCGTGCTGATCCTCGGGGCGAACAAGGCTTCCCACATGCTCGGAGAACAAGGGGTGTATTCGCGATCATGA
- a CDS encoding extracellular solute-binding protein: MNQPTGSISRRKLLGGAAFGLLALGTGGALSACSSSDAASMNKLSGTLSPLPTYVPVAKGPKADLAGNSIVQPVYYASPTESELFQSVTGPIGDGSSTTGFVVTYDAPPPANNTFLSYVDKLANTKFDLTFVPGDSFAEKFATMIAGNGLPQMVEFLTFAMPPRYPQILASQFQDLSEFLSGDHIKQYPNLANIPTPSWVSARINGKIYGVPEHRPPFGSILVCRPDVIKKLTGQEPAPKNEDDFTELCKSVTDAKANRYAICGQGGANGVDWGYDIIGAMFGVPNGWERTGGKFVNKYETEEWVRAVSYIRKLNAAGYYHPDTPSLQNAQAKTYIANGTVLMHMDGISALLDTTLPNGVVTGAVVPFGADGGKGANYQGSSSFSFTALKKAGASKIKEQLRILNYLAAPFGSKETFDLTHGKQGVHYTGSGADAALTKAGDTMVNASALYRLAAGPQVLNLAIRRDEQLRRSHEWQVATQHMLVQSPVTGLYSATASQSASAESAVLDAMNDYILGRANLSKVRGAVRTWTSSVGNTIRAEYEKAYEKQHA, from the coding sequence ATGAACCAGCCCACCGGATCGATCAGCCGCCGCAAGCTCCTCGGGGGCGCCGCATTCGGGCTCCTCGCCCTCGGCACGGGCGGCGCGCTGTCCGCCTGCTCGTCCAGCGACGCCGCGAGCATGAACAAGCTCTCCGGGACGCTCTCCCCACTGCCGACGTACGTACCGGTGGCCAAGGGCCCCAAGGCCGACCTCGCCGGGAACTCGATCGTGCAGCCGGTCTACTACGCGTCCCCGACGGAGAGCGAGCTCTTCCAGTCCGTCACGGGCCCGATAGGCGACGGCAGTTCGACCACCGGATTCGTCGTGACCTACGACGCGCCGCCCCCGGCGAACAACACCTTCCTGAGCTACGTCGACAAGCTGGCGAACACGAAGTTCGACCTGACCTTCGTGCCGGGCGACTCCTTCGCGGAGAAGTTCGCGACCATGATCGCCGGCAACGGCCTGCCGCAGATGGTCGAGTTCCTGACGTTCGCGATGCCGCCGCGCTACCCGCAGATCCTCGCCTCGCAGTTCCAGGACCTCTCCGAGTTCCTCTCCGGCGACCACATCAAGCAGTACCCGAACCTCGCGAACATCCCGACCCCGTCGTGGGTCAGCGCCCGGATCAACGGCAAGATCTACGGAGTCCCCGAACACCGGCCGCCCTTCGGCAGCATCCTCGTCTGCCGTCCGGACGTGATCAAGAAGCTCACCGGCCAGGAGCCCGCGCCGAAGAACGAGGACGACTTCACCGAGCTGTGCAAATCCGTGACGGACGCGAAGGCGAACCGGTACGCCATCTGCGGGCAGGGCGGCGCGAACGGCGTCGACTGGGGATACGACATCATCGGCGCCATGTTCGGGGTGCCGAACGGCTGGGAGCGCACCGGCGGGAAGTTCGTCAACAAGTACGAGACCGAGGAGTGGGTGCGCGCCGTCAGCTACATCAGGAAGCTGAACGCGGCCGGCTACTACCACCCCGACACGCCGAGCCTGCAGAACGCGCAGGCAAAGACGTACATCGCCAACGGCACCGTCCTGATGCACATGGATGGCATCTCCGCCCTCCTCGACACCACGCTGCCGAACGGCGTCGTGACCGGCGCGGTCGTCCCCTTCGGCGCCGACGGCGGCAAGGGCGCCAACTACCAGGGTTCGTCGAGCTTCTCCTTCACCGCGCTGAAGAAGGCCGGCGCGTCGAAGATCAAGGAGCAGCTCCGCATCCTCAACTACCTTGCCGCGCCCTTCGGTTCGAAGGAGACGTTCGACCTCACACACGGCAAACAGGGCGTCCACTACACGGGTTCCGGTGCCGACGCCGCGCTGACCAAGGCCGGCGACACGATGGTCAACGCCAGCGCGCTGTACCGCCTCGCCGCCGGCCCGCAGGTGCTCAACCTCGCGATCCGCAGGGACGAGCAGCTCCGGCGCTCGCACGAGTGGCAGGTCGCGACGCAGCACATGCTGGTCCAGAGCCCCGTGACCGGGCTGTACTCGGCCACCGCGTCGCAGTCCGCGTCCGCCGAGTCGGCGGTCCTGGACGCCATGAACGACTACATCCTGGGCCGCGCGAACCTGTCCAAGGTGCGCGGCGCCGTCAGGACCTGGACCTCCAGCGTCGGCAACACCATTCGCGCCGAGTACGAGAAGGCGTACGAGAAGCAGCACGCCTGA
- a CDS encoding family 43 glycosylhydrolase — MTGDPRGTAGGAVIETARPFLDQHGRFAQLHGVGILRIGDRFFAWGEDKRAGGTFAGIACYSSADLATWRHEGTSLEPGHGDLAPGRVVERPKVLRHPRTGRYVLLVHVDSADYADARVGFASSSDPIGPYEYHGSVRPLGNASRDIGVYMEEDTGYLLSEDRERGLHLYRLTEDLLAVDALVATTLGERGDHGYESPALVRVGGTYYLFGSDLTGWATNDNRYATAPALAGPWSPWRRFAPAGSATYDSQISTIATIAGTEHTTYVYIGDRWRPDRLERSLPVWMPIRIGDGQARLDWVDRWSVDIASGAVRAAGPARAAAGNAASAEASPTTHEGAGAVASTRAEVADA, encoded by the coding sequence ATGACGGGGGACCCGCGCGGGACGGCGGGCGGCGCCGTCATCGAGACCGCCCGGCCTTTCCTCGACCAGCACGGGCGGTTCGCCCAGCTGCACGGCGTCGGCATCCTGCGGATCGGCGACCGGTTCTTCGCCTGGGGCGAGGACAAGCGCGCCGGCGGGACGTTCGCGGGGATCGCCTGCTACTCCTCCGCCGACCTCGCCACATGGCGCCACGAGGGGACCTCCCTCGAGCCCGGCCACGGCGACCTCGCCCCTGGCCGCGTCGTCGAACGCCCGAAGGTGCTGCGGCACCCGCGCACCGGGCGGTACGTCCTCCTCGTCCACGTGGACTCCGCCGACTACGCGGACGCGCGGGTCGGATTCGCCAGCAGCAGCGACCCGATCGGGCCGTACGAATACCACGGCAGCGTAAGGCCGTTGGGGAATGCGAGCCGCGACATCGGCGTGTACATGGAGGAGGACACCGGCTACCTGCTCTCCGAGGACCGGGAGCGCGGATTGCACCTCTACCGGCTCACCGAGGACCTGCTCGCCGTCGACGCCCTCGTCGCCACCACGCTCGGCGAGCGCGGTGACCACGGCTACGAGTCGCCCGCGCTCGTCCGCGTCGGCGGTACGTACTACCTGTTCGGCTCGGACCTCACCGGGTGGGCGACCAACGACAACCGGTACGCGACGGCGCCCGCGCTCGCCGGGCCGTGGTCGCCGTGGCGGCGGTTCGCCCCGGCCGGGTCCGCGACGTACGACTCCCAGATCAGCACGATCGCCACGATCGCGGGCACCGAGCACACGACGTACGTGTACATCGGCGACCGCTGGCGTCCGGACCGTCTCGAACGCTCGCTGCCCGTCTGGATGCCGATCCGCATCGGCGACGGGCAGGCGCGGCTGGACTGGGTCGACCGGTGGAGCGTCGACATCGCGTCGGGCGCCGTCCGCGCGGCCGGGCCGGCGAGGGCGGCGGCTGGCAACGCGGCGAGCGCGGAGGCGAGCCCGACGACTCACGAGGGAGCCGGCGCGGTGGCGAGCACGCGGGCGGAGGTGGCGGACGCATGA
- a CDS encoding DUF4832 domain-containing protein, translating into MTESNKISRRTALGLGLATAASGTFLAGPAAAATGGGHHGHGHGHGGAKPKITAAFTPDTTTVLRNPLDGWALYANTSFPSDYWTQYDAVPIEGSTETAKVTDYASVYYMRVAWSLLEPSEGVYAWQSDTPIKLAIDEARARGLRLAFRIVVDSRDKSYNFTPDYVRDSGAQGYETQTGSTTVWSPYPDDPVFQEKFAAFIQGFAAEFGDPAVTDFIDGYGLGKWGEGHSVEYLDASNREPVLRWIVDLYSTAFPSVALAINYHRLIGTGMDWGDPDPDSERLLDIAFDRGYVLRHDAFGMTTYYSDWEKAIAAKWRYKRPIIMEGGWVTGSMNYSVDPRGYQTVADVRKGEFDDSAEAHVNMMDFRVGECLTWFADAYPLVQQFDGGGGYRLYPTQVVAPSTVSAAGTADFTHTWDNLGWGYLPNNIPAWNQRYKVAIALLASDGAAAKVFVDANSDPSTWLNGSPTSYTFKSTTLGVVKGSYRWGVAIVDTTKGSAPGIELAAQGTTTNGWLVVGDVQVV; encoded by the coding sequence ATGACGGAGTCGAATAAGATCAGCCGGAGAACCGCCCTCGGTCTTGGACTGGCCACGGCGGCATCCGGCACGTTTCTCGCCGGGCCGGCGGCCGCCGCGACCGGGGGCGGCCACCACGGCCACGGGCACGGGCACGGCGGTGCGAAGCCGAAAATCACCGCGGCTTTCACTCCGGACACCACCACGGTGCTGCGGAACCCGCTCGACGGCTGGGCCCTCTACGCCAACACCTCGTTCCCCTCGGACTACTGGACGCAGTACGACGCGGTGCCGATCGAGGGGTCGACCGAAACCGCCAAGGTGACCGACTACGCGTCCGTGTACTACATGCGGGTCGCCTGGTCCCTGCTGGAGCCGTCCGAGGGCGTGTACGCGTGGCAGTCGGACACGCCGATCAAGCTCGCCATCGACGAGGCCCGCGCCCGCGGCCTGCGACTGGCCTTCCGCATCGTGGTCGACAGCCGCGACAAGTCGTACAACTTCACGCCGGACTACGTGCGCGACTCCGGCGCCCAGGGGTACGAGACGCAGACCGGCAGCACGACGGTGTGGTCGCCGTACCCGGACGACCCGGTGTTCCAGGAGAAGTTCGCGGCGTTCATCCAGGGATTCGCGGCGGAGTTCGGCGACCCGGCGGTCACGGATTTCATCGACGGGTACGGCCTCGGGAAATGGGGAGAGGGGCACTCGGTCGAGTACCTGGACGCGTCGAACCGCGAGCCGGTGCTCAGGTGGATAGTCGACCTGTACTCCACCGCCTTCCCTTCGGTGGCCCTCGCGATCAATTACCACCGGCTCATCGGAACCGGAATGGATTGGGGCGACCCGGATCCCGACAGCGAGCGGCTGCTCGACATCGCATTCGACCGCGGATACGTGCTGCGTCACGACGCGTTCGGCATGACCACGTATTACAGCGACTGGGAGAAGGCCATCGCCGCGAAATGGCGGTACAAGCGGCCGATCATCATGGAGGGCGGGTGGGTCACCGGCTCCATGAACTACAGCGTGGACCCGCGGGGTTATCAGACCGTCGCCGACGTGCGAAAGGGGGAATTCGACGACTCCGCGGAGGCACACGTGAACATGATGGACTTCCGGGTCGGCGAGTGCCTGACGTGGTTCGCGGACGCCTATCCCCTGGTGCAGCAGTTCGACGGCGGCGGCGGATACCGGCTCTACCCGACGCAGGTCGTCGCGCCGAGCACCGTCTCCGCCGCCGGGACCGCCGACTTCACGCACACGTGGGACAACCTCGGCTGGGGCTACCTGCCGAACAACATCCCGGCGTGGAACCAGCGGTACAAGGTCGCGATCGCGCTGCTCGCGTCCGACGGCGCCGCGGCGAAGGTCTTCGTGGACGCGAACAGCGACCCGTCGACCTGGCTCAACGGCAGCCCGACGTCGTACACGTTCAAGTCGACGACGCTCGGGGTCGTGAAGGGCTCCTACAGGTGGGGCGTCGCCATCGTCGACACGACGAAGGGCAGCGCCCCCGGTATCGAGCTCGCCGCCCAGGGCACCACCACCAACGGCTGGCTCGTCGTGGGTGACGTCCAGGTCGTGTGA
- a CDS encoding carbohydrate ABC transporter permease: MSTVRRPVWAGKPKPVVLALKCVAVVVLLAVILFPFLIVFSTSVSSNDDITAAGGYVVWPKSFNLSAYSQILTGGIVTRAIVVTALVTLIGTAISVSSTVLAAWALSRPGSLFQRPLLTFVLVTFLFTPGLIPLYLVVKQLGLVNNYWALILPSAFSVFNLVVVRGFMMGIPKELIDSAKMDGAGEWRVLWKIVLPLSRAVIAVVTLFYAVGYWNAFFNALLYINDSTKWTLQLVLRTYVLQGSSLVSGVGDTTIHPAAQSVQMAVVMIAIAPIALAYPFVQRHLTKGVLTGAVKG, from the coding sequence ATGAGCACTGTCCGCCGTCCGGTCTGGGCCGGAAAACCCAAGCCCGTCGTGCTGGCGCTCAAATGCGTCGCCGTTGTGGTCCTCCTCGCCGTCATCCTCTTCCCGTTCCTGATCGTCTTCTCGACGAGCGTGTCCAGCAACGACGACATCACCGCCGCGGGCGGCTATGTCGTCTGGCCGAAGTCGTTCAACCTGTCGGCGTACTCGCAGATCCTGACCGGCGGCATCGTGACCCGGGCGATCGTGGTGACCGCGCTGGTCACGCTCATCGGCACGGCGATCAGCGTCAGTTCGACCGTGCTCGCCGCATGGGCGCTGAGCCGTCCCGGATCGCTGTTCCAGCGGCCGCTGCTGACCTTCGTGCTCGTCACGTTCCTGTTCACGCCCGGCCTCATCCCGCTCTACCTCGTGGTCAAGCAACTCGGCCTGGTCAACAACTACTGGGCACTGATCCTGCCGTCGGCATTCAGCGTCTTCAACCTGGTCGTCGTGCGCGGATTCATGATGGGAATACCGAAGGAACTCATCGACAGCGCGAAGATGGACGGCGCCGGCGAATGGCGCGTGCTGTGGAAAATCGTCCTCCCGCTGTCCCGCGCGGTCATCGCCGTGGTGACCCTCTTCTACGCGGTCGGCTACTGGAACGCGTTCTTCAACGCCCTTCTCTACATCAACGACTCGACGAAGTGGACGCTGCAACTCGTGCTCCGAACCTATGTGTTGCAGGGGTCCTCGCTCGTCTCCGGTGTCGGTGACACCACCATCCACCCCGCCGCGCAGTCCGTGCAGATGGCGGTCGTGATGATCGCGATCGCCCCGATCGCCCTCGCCTACCCGTTCGTCCAGCGGCACCTCACCAAGGGTGTGCTCACCGGGGCCGTCAAGGGCTGA